A single genomic interval of Tursiops truncatus isolate mTurTru1 chromosome 1, mTurTru1.mat.Y, whole genome shotgun sequence harbors:
- the HORMAD1 gene encoding HORMA domain-containing protein 1 codes for MATAQLHRTSMSTFVLPSKISTEQQSLVLVKRLLAVSISCITYLRGIFPECAYGTRYLYDMCVRILREQKDCPGSTQLLKWMSGCYDALEKKYLRLVVLAVYSNPEDPQTISECYQFKFKYTSNGPIMDFISKNQSSESSMSSADTKKASILLIRKIYVLMQNLGPLPNDVCLTMKLFYYDEVTPPGYQPPGFKDGNCEGVIFEGEPMYLNVGEIPTPFHTFKVKVTTDKERIENIDSSVLTPKQLRTPLQKILMDKDDFKDEQEHYISNDFDIETKMEEQKKNPGSSELGEPGVVCEEDEAMRSKESPDLSISHSQVEQLVSKTSELDVSQSKTRSGKIFQNKMANGNQQVKSSKENRKRSQLESAKTVLHHLDSSSQESVPKRRKLSEPKKNT; via the exons ATGGCCACTGCACAATTGCACAGAACCTCCATG AGTACGTTTGTACTTCCCAGTAAGATATCAACTGAGCAGCAGTCTTTAGTGTTAGTGAAGAGGCTTCTAGCAGTTTCAATATCCTGCATCACGTATTTGAGAGGAATATTCCCAGAATGTGCTTATGGAACAAGATATCTATATG ATATGTGTGTCAGAATTCTGAGAGAACAGAAGGATTGTCCAGGATCTACACAGTTATTGAAGTG GATGTCCGGATGCTATGATGCTttagagaaaaaatat ctAAGGTTGGTTGTTCTAGct gtataTAGTAATCCAGAAGACCCTCAG ACAATTTCAGAATGTTACCAGTTTAAATTCAAGTACACCAGTAATGGACCAATCATGGACTTCATAAG TAAAAACCAAAGCAGTGAATCTAGTATGTCATCTGCTGACACCAAGAAAGCAAGTATTCTTCTCATTCGCAAGATTTATGTTCTAATGCAAAATCTGGGACCTTTACCTAATGATGTTTGTTTGACCATGAAACTTTTTTACTACGATGAAG TTACACCCCCAGGTTACCAGCCTCCTGGTTTTAAGGATGGTAATTGTGAAGGAGTGATATTTGAAGGGGAGCCTATGTACTTAAATGTGGGAGAAATCCCAACACCTTTTCACACCTTCAAAGTAAAAGTGACCACTGACAAAGAACGAATAGAAAATATTGATTCATCTGTATTaacaccaaaacaattaagaacaccACTTCAAAAAATTCTTATGGACAAAGATGATTTCAAAGATGAACAGGAGCATTACATAAGT AATGATTTTGACATTGAAACTAAAAtggaagagcagaaaaaaaaccCTGGATCTTCTGAACTTGGAG aaccaGGTGTAGTTTGTGAAGAAGATGAAGCTATGAGGTCTAAAGAAAGTCCAGATCTTTCAATTTCCCATTCTCAG gtTGAGCAGTTAGTCAGTAAAACATCTGAACTTGATGTGTCTCAAAGCAAAACAAGAAGTGGAAAAATCTTTCAgaataaaatg GCTAATGGAAATCAACAAGTAAAATCTTCTAAGGAAAATCGGAAGAGAAGTCAGCTTGAATCTGCGAAAACA